The Chloroflexota bacterium genome includes a region encoding these proteins:
- a CDS encoding glycosyltransferase family 2 protein, whose product MTGSKLRCSLVIRAYNEEKHIGRLLTGITQQTLEDVEIILVDSGSSDDTVAIASRYPVKIVEIRPEEFTFGRSLNTGIRAASGELIVITSAHCYPVYPDWLERLLEPFADDDVAVSYGKQRGGETNHYSEYQFFRKYFPDTSQPRQGHPYSHNANAAIRRSLWDQHPYNEDLTGLEDLAWSSWASQQGHAIAYLAEAEVIHLHDEQPATVYNRYRREAIAMKQILPHSQFSLWNFVRLWLGSTFSDLLQARRERVLARHWRSILWFRLYQYWGTYRGYRYSGRVDARMHRAFYYPPGILDEKTPAPRRIQPIEYEE is encoded by the coding sequence ATGACTGGTAGCAAACTGCGTTGCTCGTTGGTGATTCGAGCCTATAACGAAGAAAAACACATTGGCCGCCTGTTGACAGGAATCACCCAACAGACGCTTGAGGATGTCGAGATCATTCTGGTCGATTCAGGTTCGTCCGATGATACCGTGGCAATTGCTTCGCGCTATCCAGTGAAGATCGTTGAGATTAGGCCCGAAGAATTTACCTTTGGACGTTCATTGAATACAGGTATTCGGGCGGCGAGCGGAGAGTTGATTGTGATCACCAGCGCGCATTGCTACCCGGTCTACCCCGACTGGTTGGAGCGGCTGCTGGAGCCTTTTGCCGATGACGACGTTGCGGTGAGCTACGGCAAACAGCGCGGCGGCGAAACGAATCATTATTCAGAGTATCAATTTTTTCGTAAATATTTCCCCGATACGTCGCAGCCGCGGCAGGGACATCCGTATTCACATAATGCTAACGCCGCTATCCGACGCTCGCTGTGGGATCAGCATCCTTATAATGAAGATTTAACCGGCCTTGAAGATTTGGCCTGGAGCAGTTGGGCCAGCCAGCAGGGGCACGCGATTGCGTATTTGGCCGAGGCCGAGGTGATTCATTTGCACGATGAGCAACCCGCAACTGTCTATAATCGCTACCGCCGCGAGGCCATCGCTATGAAACAGATTTTGCCGCATAGCCAGTTTAGCCTGTGGAACTTCGTCCGTTTGTGGCTGGGCAGCACGTTTTCGGATTTGTTGCAAGCCCGCCGAGAACGAGTGCTTGCCCGGCATTGGCGCAGCATTCTCTGGTTTCGCCTGTACCAATATTGGGGTACGTATCGCGGTTATCGTTATTCAGGTAGAGTAGATGCCCGGATGCACCGTGCCTTTTACTATCCGCCGGGTATTCTGGATGAAAAAACGCCCGCCCCGCGCCGCATCCAACCGATTGAGTATGAGGAGTGA